One genomic segment of Naumovozyma castellii chromosome 7, complete genome includes these proteins:
- the NCAS0G03520 gene encoding GATA-type transcription factor — protein MNKKRSSRLETLAFVASLVDSRKREVETDALKTLVFLRDARPTKFSLNIIKRYKRPKVPKVPKPVVSQIPPPLLLQSTIYETSPPTSDESSQERSWIPTTPPLFRVSPTPTPTPPPLPTNSIPTPIATPRSILVGSSTKPTEGAINKKPIIKKKKVTFSKGLTRDDDQCRQCGDKETGQWRKGPYGKRTLCNKCGLYYRKLVNDFKPKKANALLRYCKNKALQDRRVPKKVELPEEFLESLEEDKELDDEFFSIVRT, from the coding sequence atgaataagAAAAGATCAAGTCGCCTAGAAACCTTAGCTTTTGTTGCTTCATTGGttgattcaagaaaaagGGAGGTCGAAACGGACGCTCTTAAAACCTTGGTCTTTCTTCGAGATGCAAGGCCAACTAAATTCTCActtaatataataaaacGTTATAAACGTCCTAAAGTACCTAAGGTTCCAAAGCCAGTTGTCTCTCAAATACCCCCACCGTTACTTCTGCAATCGACAATTTACGAAACGTCGCCTCCAACCTCTGATGAAAGCTCACAGGAAAGATCCTGGATTCCAACTACACCACCGTTGTTTAGAGTTTCACCTACGCCAACGCCCACCCCACCACCATTACCAACGAATTCCATACCTACCCCGATTGCAACACCAAGATCAATTCTTGTTGGGTCCTCCACAAAACCCACAGAAGGAGCCATTAACAAAAAACCaattatcaagaaaaaaaaggTTACATTTTCTAAAGGTCTAACAAGAGATGATGATCAGTGTCGTCAATGTGGTGATAAGGAGACAGGACAATGGCGTAAGGGACCCTATGGGAAAAGAACCCTTTGTAACAAGTGTGGTTTGTATTATAGGAAACTTGTGAATGACTTCAAACCTAAAAAAGCAAATGCTCTATTAAGGTATTGCAAGAATAAAGCTTTGCAAGATCGCAGAGTTCCCAAAAAAGTGGAACTTCCAGaagaatttttggaatctttggaagaagataaagagttggatgatgaatttttttccattgtACGCACttaa